The window TTTGCTCCCCAAATGATGTTATAAACATCAATATATGGAGTATTTTATGACACGTAGACCAAGAAGAAATCATTCAAATGACTTTAAAGCTAAGGTAGCACTTGCTGCGATTAAAGCAGAAAAAACACTTGCTGAATTGAGTGCTGAATTTGATGTTCATCAAAACCAAATTATTGACTGGAAAAATCAACTGATTTCAGCTTCCTCGCAAGCTTTCGATCAATCAAAAGCTCCAACAGAACCACCCATCGATCTAAAAAAACTACATGCAAAAATCGGTGAGCAGGCATTAGAAATTGATTTTTTAGAAGGTGTGTTGAAGAAACTGGGTCGCTTCAACCACAAAAGTTAATCGATGACTCACTTCAGATTTCAGTATCTAAGCAAGCTAAGCTGCTGAAAGTCTCCCGTGGTTGTTATTACTATCGCCCAAAACCTGTGAGTGAATCAGATCTGAAGCTGATGCGCTGTATGGATGAGTTACATATGCAATACCCTTTTGCAGGTAGCCGTATGATGCGTGATTTATTGAATCGTCAAGGACATCATATAGGACGACGTCATACACGTACTTTAATGAAGAAAATGGGCATTAATGCGTTATATCGTAAACCAAATCTAAGTCAGGCCAATCAAGCTCACCGTAAATATCCATA of the Psychrobacter raelei genome contains:
- a CDS encoding IS3 family transposase (programmed frameshift), coding for MTRRPRRNHSNDFKAKVALAAIKAEKTLAELSAEFDVHQNQIIDWKNQLISASSQAFDQSKAPTEPPIDLKKLHAKIGEQALEIGFFRRCVEETGSLQPQKLIDDSLQISVSKQAKLLKVSRGCYYYRPKPVSESDLKLMRCMDELHMQYPFAGSRMMRDLLNRQGHHIGRRHTRTLMKKMGINALYRKPNLSQANQAHRKYPYLLKGLAIQRSNQVWSTDITYIPMAKGFVYLCAVIDWHSRKVLAHRVSISMEVTFCIETLNEAIEKYGRPEVFNTDQGSQFTSDAFIDVLKSNGIQISMDGKGRWVDNVMVERLWRSVKYEEVYLKAYSNVLDAKKQLNAYFEFYNLKRPHSSLDKMTPDEFYYDQLPQQNKVA